In Bosea sp. PAMC 26642, the DNA window GGGCTCAACCACAAGATGGGCTATCGCGGTACGACCAACTGCTTGCTGAATTTCGGCGAAGGTACGCGCCATCGGCCGGGCGGCGAGGCAGGTGCGATTGGCTACCGAATCGGCGAGGCCGGGAGCGGATTGGCCCTGATGTTCCAGATGATGAACGAAGCGCGGATCTCGGTCGGCCTCGGCGCGGCGGCGCTGGCCGTGCGAGGCTACCGCCAGTCGCTCGCCTATGCCCGGGAGCGCCCGCAGGGGCGCCCGCTCGTCGGCGGCAGCAAGGTCCCGGCCGCGAAGCAGCGGCCGATCGTCGAGCATGCCGATGTGCGGCGCATGCTGCTCGCCCAGAAGAGCTACGCCGAGGGTGCGCTCGCGCTGATTCTGTATTGCGCCGAGCTGATCGACCAGGAGACGACCGCCGCGACTGCCGAGGACAAGGCGCGCGCCGTGGCGCTTCTCGGCCTGCTCACGCCGGTCGCCAAGAGCTGGCCCTCCGAATTCGGCCTCGCCGCCAACGACATGGCGATCCAGATCCATGGCGGCTACGGCTATACTCGCGATTTTGACGTCGAGCAGATCTATCGCGACAACCGCCTCAATCCGATCCACGAGGGCACGCACGGAATCCAGGCCATCGACCTTCTCGGTCGCAAGATCCTGCGCGATCGAGAGCAGGCACTTGTTCAGCTTGCGGGCGAGATCGAGCGCACCGCAGGCAGAGCCGCCAGCTATCCCGATCTCACAGACCTCGCGGGCGCGCTACGCCAACTCTGGAGCGAGGTGGAAGCGACGATCGCTCTGCTCGCGGCGCTCGACGATCCGGCCAGAGCGCTGATAAACGCGTCGACCTTCCTCTCGGCCTTCGGGCATGTCGTGGTCGGTTGGCTTTGGCTCGATCAGGCCTGCACGATCAGGGCCGGCGGCCACGGGCCGGATGCGTTCTTGCGCGGCAAGCTCCGGGCCTGCCGTTATTTCTTCGAGGCCGAACTGCCCAAGGCGAAACAGCAGCTCGCGTTCGTCGCCACGCTTAACGCGACAGCAGGTCTGATGCCGCTAGACGAGTTCTGAGTGCAGCTAGAGGCGACTGCGCCAAGTTCGGCACGACAAGAAGGCCGGGCAAGCCCCGGCCTTCTTCGGCAATATGGACCGTCAGTTCGCCTTGCAGGTCACCGCCGGTGCGACATCGGCTGCGCTCACCGTCGTCTTGACCACCGGCCGCAACTCGCCGTTGACGGCTTCCACCACGCCGAAATAATTCGGCTTCAGCAACTGGCGATCCTCGGCGCGCATGACGAGCTTGCCCATGATCGTGTCATAGGTCTTGCCGGGCAGCGCCTTGGCGATGTCGTCGGTCTTGACGCTCTTCGCCTCCTTCACGGCCTGGAAGAGGACCTGGTAGCCAAGATAGGCCTCGCCCTCGAAATTGGTCGGCGGGACCTTGTACTTGTCAGTCCATGCCTTGACGAAGGCCTTGTTTTCCGGCGTGTCGAGCGTCGAGCTGTAGTTGATGATGCCGAAGACGCCCTTGGCGGCGTCGCCCAGCGTCTTCACCGTGCCGTCCGTGGTGAAGCTGACGCCAGCGACGGTGATCGCGTCGGTCAGGCCGAACTGCTTCGACTGCTGGGCGAAGTTGATGGCGTCGCGCCCTGCGAGAACGACCCAGACCCCCTCGGCGCCAGCCTTCTTTATCTGCTCAATATAGGGCGCGAAGTCGTTGGTGTTGGCCGGCGGGAAAAGCTCCGCCACCAGCTCCTTGCCTGTTGACTTGACGGCTTCCGAGAACAGCGTCGCCGAGCCGCGACCCCAGGCGATGTCGATGGCGACAACCGCCCATTTCTTCTCCTTGCGCTCCTTCAGCCAGGGCTTCACGGTTGCGGCGTCCATCGCCGACTGAGTGTTGACGCGGAAGACGCGCTTGACGCAGTTGGCGCCGGTCAGCTCGTCGGCCTTGTTGACAACCGAGATGTAGATCGAGCCCCAGCGTTCCATCAGCGGCGCGATGGCGAGCCCCTCGCCGGAGGCGATCATGCCGGTGACGACGGGGTAGCCCTCCATCACTAGTTTCTCGACCTGTCGGCGGGCGAGATCGGGCTTGGCCTCGGTGTCGTAGGATTTGAACTCGACCTTGCGGCCGTCGACGCCGCCGGCGGCATTCGCCTCGTCAATGGCAAAGCGGGTCGCCCGCATCACTTCCTCGCCGAGCGAGGCATAGGTGCCCGACATATCGGTCGCAACGCCGATTTTCAGCGGGTCGGCCGCGCTTGCCGCGCTCGCCGCCGCCAGGGCGGCGGCGAGCGCCAGGCCTGTAGTCATCACTGTCTTGGACATGTTTTCATTCCTCCCAGGGGTTCGGCCTCGGTTGGGCCCGTGTTCGCCCGTGTCTTCGACGGGTTGGCTAGATCGCGATATGCTGCTGAAACTCCTCCGCTCCCACGTCAGCGAGCGGGCCGGAGGCGGCGACCGCACCTTTGGACAGCACGTAGAAGCGCTCGGCGACGCGCCGGATCAGACCGACGCTCTGCTCGATCAGCAGGATGGCCATCCCGTCATTGCCGAGGCGCACGAGGAGGTCGGCAAGCTCGTCGACGATTACGGGAGCAAGCCCCTCGCTCGGTTCGTCGAGGATGAGCAGGTCGGGATTGGCCATCAGCGCGCGGCCGATTGCCAGCATCTGCTGCTGGCCGCCGCTGAGTGCGAGGCCCAGGCTCGCCTTGCGTTCCTCAAGGATCGGGAACAGCGCCTTGACGCTCGCAAGTGACCAGGCGCCGCGCCGCCCGGTGGCGGCACCTAGCAAAAGATTTTCCTCGACCGTAAGGTTGGTGATGATTCCGCGTCCTTGCAGCACGACCGAGATGCCGTTCTGCGCAGCCGTATAGCGCTGCAGGTTGCGCATCGGCTTACCGCGGATCGCGACATGCCCTCGCTCAATTCGCGTGACCCCGCAGAGCGTGTTGACAACCGTTGTCTTGCCGACGCCGTTGCGCCCGACGAGCGCGACGCGCTCGCCTGCGGCGATGTCGAACGAGACGCCATTGAGGATGCGGGCCTGGCCGTAGAGGGCATGGACATCATGGAAGGAGAGCAGCGACATCACGCCTCCGTCCCGAGATAGGCCGTGACGACGCGCTGGTCGGCACGAATCTCCGCCACACTGCCTTCGGCGAGCATCTCGCCGAGATGGAGCACGGTGATCGCGTCGCAGATGCTGAAGACCACCTGCATGTCGTGCTCGACGAGCAGCACCGTGACGTTCCAGCGATTGGCGAGGTCGCGCAGGATCGTCGCCAGCCCATGCGATTCCTCTACGGTGAGGCCCGCGGCCGGCTCGTCGAGAAGCAACACGCTGGGGCGCCCGACCAGTGCGAGCGCAAGGTCGAGACGGCGCTGGTCGCCATAGCTGATCTCCGCGGCCGGCATCCTTGCCAGCGCCGTGAGATCGAGTTCGGCCATGACCTCCTCGACGCCGGCATCGGTCACGGCCCAGGAGGCGATGCGCAACTGCTGCTCGACGGTGAGCGCCGGGAAGATGTTGGTGCGCTGGAACGATCTGGCGAGACCGAGCCGGCGCCGTTCCTGCGGTTTCAGAGTGGAGATGTCGCGCCCGTCGAGCAGCACCTTGCCCGGTTGGCCGCGCACTCGGCCGGAGAGCACATCGATCAGCGTCGACTTTCCGGCGCCGTTGGGGCCGATCAGCCCCCGAATCTCGCCGCGCTTTACGGCGATGTCCACGTCCTTCAGGGCGCGGAAACCGCCATAACGCCGCTCGACGCCGATGCCCTGGATCGCGAAGCTCTCGCTCATGACCGGCTCCGCTGTCGGGTCCAGGCCCGGGAGGCCAGTCCGACAATGCCCTGCGGCATCAGAAGTGTGACGGCGACGAGGACGCTGCCGACGATCGCCGGCCAGTACTCGGCGAAGCGGCCGGCGAAGTCCTTGAGGAAGAAGAAGCAGACCGCTCCGAAAGCCGGGCCGATGATGAACTGCGCGCCGCCCACGACCGCCATGATCAGCGCCGATCCCGACAGGCTCCAGTGGAACATCTGCGGCGCGATGTAGCCATTGTAGGTCGCCTGCAGCAGGCCGGCTATGGCGGCAAGGAATGCCGAAATCGCATAGACGATCGCGGGTGGGATCGTGGTGTCGTGACCGATGAACCGTGCCCGCTCCTCGTTGTCGCGCACGGCAGCGGCGATCTGCCCCATCCGGCTGTTGGCGAAGAGCGCGAGCCCCGCAAGCGACAGTACCAGGATCGACCAAGAAATAACGACCATCACGGCGGGGTTCTGCAGGGAATTCGAGGCGAAGCCAAAGATGCGTTGCGGCAGGTCGAAGGACATGCCGTCATCGCCTTTGGCGAGTTCGCGCCAGCGGAATGCAATTTCGTAGAAGGCCTGGCCGACCGCGAGCGTTAGCATGGCATGGGCGACGCCGGTGATGCGCGCGAAGACGATGCCGAGCAGAAAGGCGACCAGCGTCGGCAGGGCGAGCGCGAGCACGAAGGCAAGCTCAGGCGCCATCGCCTGGCGTGCCACCAGGACGCCGAAGGCATAGCCGCCGAGCCCGAAGAACGCCGCCTGGCCGAAACTCACACGCCCGTTCTGAAGGATGAGGAAGCCGACGCTGGTGGCGAGCAGGGCATCGAAAATCGCCTGCGTCGTCAGCGAGAGCGTGAGCTTCGAGGCGACGAGCCAGGGCGTGGCGACGCCCAAAGCCAGTGCCAGTGCGGCTACGCCGACGATCCATGCCGTCCTGGGCATGGGCCGGGCTCCGCTGAGCGCGGGCGTGTCGGCAACCGGGCTCATGTCCGCGACCCCGCGAAGCCAGTGGGTCGCCAGATCAGGATTCCGATCATCAGCATGAAGGGCAGCATCGTCGCGGCCCAGGGCAGGTAGATCGCGCCAAGGTTATGAATTTGGCCGATCAGTAGTGCCGCGATAAAGGCGCCACCGAAGCTGCCGAGCCCGCCGATGACGACGACGATGAAGGAATCGATCAGGATATAGTTGCCCATTGTCGGCGACAGGGTCAGGAGCGGTCCGGCCACCACGCCAGACAGTCCCGCCAGCGCCGTGCCGAGCCCGACGACGATAAGACTCAGCCGGTCGACATCGATGCCCTGTATCGACGTGACATGCGCGTTTGTGCTGGCGGCGCGGACATAGAGGCCCATCCGCGTGAAGCGCAGCCACGCCGCGAGGCCTATCGCGACCATCAGACTGACGGCGATGATGAAGAGCCGGTAGATCGGGAACGGCGACCCAGCGATCTCGATAGTGCCCGCTAGCAGCCTCGGCACGGGGTAGCTCAGATATGCCTTGCCCCAGGTGACGGTAACGACCGTCTCGAGGATCAGCAGCAGGCCAAAGGTGATCAATACGGTGACGATATGGTCGTGCTTGCGGAGGCTGCGGAAGACGAGCACGTCGAGTATGCAGCCAACAGCGGCCATGACCACGACGGAGACGAGGAGGCCAAGCCACCATTGGCCCGACGCGGCCAGCGTGTAGCCGATATAGGAGCCGAGCATGAACAGCGCGCCATGAGCGAAGTTCACCACCTCGCGTAGACCGAAGATCAAAACGAGGCCGACCGCCAGCAGATAGAGCAGACCGCCATAGACCACGCCGTTGAGAAGCTGGATCGCCATGCGTCTATCCCGCCGTATAGCCGCCATCGACGTAGATGGTCTGGCCGGTGATGTAGGAGGCGGCACGGGACGCCAGGAAAACGATCAGGCCCGTGACGTCGTCCACCTCGCCGAGACGTCCTATCGCCGAGCGTGACAGGACCTTGTCGTACAGCTGCGGCTGGGTGCGGATCAGATCGCGGTTGAGATCGGTGACGATGACGGTGGCGCCGACGGTGTTGACCGTGATGCCCTCACGGCCGAGTTCGAAGGCCATGGCCGCGCCGAAATTAGCGAGCCCGGCCTTGGCGGCGCAATAGGCCGTGCGGTTGGCCATGCCCCGTCCCGACAGGATCGAGCCCATATTGATGATGCGGCCATAGGCATTGCCGGTCATCACCGGAGCGAAGGCGCGCGAGCACAGGAATGCGCCGGTCAGGCTGACGTCGACAACATCGCGCCATTCCGACAGGGAGGTCTCGGCGAGTAGCTTCGGTGAGGTGACGCCAGCATTGTTGAACAGGATGTCGACCCGACCGAAGGCAGCGACGACGGCGTCCCGCGCGGCAGCGACGGCGTTCTCGTCGGTAACGTCGGCCTCCACGACGAGCGCGCGCCGTCCCGTCGCCTCCACTGCCTTCGCCGTGTGCTCGAGCTTGACCCGGTTGCGGCCGATTACAGCGACATCTGCGCCTGCCTCGGCCAAGGCCTGGGCCGCGGCGGAGCCAATGCCGCCGCTGCCGCCGGTAACGACCGCCGCGAGGCCTTCGAGGCGAAATGGGTCTGATTTCATGGCCATGGACTGCTCACATCGCCATCTGGCCGCCATCGACCGGCAGGGCGATACCGGTGACGACGCGGGCCTCGTCGGAGGCGAGGAATAGGGCGGCCGCCGCAATATCCTCGGGCTCCGGCATGCGGCCGAGCGGAATCGTCGCGCGGAACCGCTTTATTGCCTCGTCGCGGTCATTCGCCATGCCGGGCAGGAAGGCCGAAAGCATCGGCGTTTCCGTAACGGTCGGGCAGATCGCATTGACGCGGATGTTTTGAGGCGCGAGCTCCAGCGCGAGGCTGCGCACGAGCCCGACGATGCCGTGCTTGGCGACCGTATAGAGGCTGAAATTCGGCTTCGCCTTGAGACCCTGAAGCGAGGAGGTGAAGAGCAGCGAGGCGCCAGCGGGATTACCCGAGGCGCTCTGGCGCAGTGCCGGCAGCGCCGCGCGTGTCATCTTGAGCACGCCGACGAGATTGACCCGCAGCACGCGCTCCATCATCTCGTCGTCGATCGTCTCGAAGCTGCCGGTAAACGGGCCGCCGGCATTGTTGTGCAGGACATCGAGCGCGCCGAAGCGCTCCAGCGCGAAGGTCACCGCGTGGTTGCAGTCGTCGCTCGAAGTGTGGTCGCAATGACAGAAGGCCGCCGCCTCGCCGATCCCGGCCGCTACGCTGCGGCCGGCTTCGTCGGCTATGTCCGTCACCACGACCCGCGCGCCTTCCGCCGCGAAGCGCTGCGCGACGGCCCTGCCGAGTCCGGACCCGGCGCCGGTGATCAACGCGACCCTGCCTTGCAGTCGGCCCGTCATGCGCTCGCACCGGAGATCCGGGTCGCCGGTGGCTCGGTGATCTCGACCATGGCCGCGATGCGGCCGCGCAACTGCGCCGCCTGCCCGCAAAGCAGCGGGTCGTCGGTGCGGCACAGCCGTTCGGCATCGGCAAGCATGCGGATGAGAATCGCGTGCTCGTCGTCAGAACGGCTCTCATGGCGACGATCATCGCTCATCGGCATTTCCTTCCCAGTCATCGGCCTCTTGTCGTGCGGCTGCGCCGTACCCGGGCCTTCAAAGTCGGTTCTCGGTGGCCGCGCCGCCAGCATCGAAGCCTGGCGCAAACGCGGCTGTCAGTCACGTTCGATAGGACGGCTTGCGCTTCTCCTTGAAGGCGAGCAGCCCCTCGGTCGCGTCCGGCACCGTCGTCGCGTAGTTCAGCACGAAGTCTATCTCGTAGCGCAGACCGGTCTCGAGATCCGTCGTCAGCGTCTTGTTGACGAGATGCTTGGCCGATGCCAGGCCGACACGGCTCTTGTCGGCGAGCTTCGCGATGAGCCGGTCGAATGCCTGCTCGAGTTCTGCATGGGGCACGACCTCGTTGACCAGCCCGATCTCGCGGGCTTCCGCGGCGCTGAGCATTTGTCCGGTGAGCATCAGGTGTTTGGCGCGCAGCAGGCCGATCGCACGTGGCAGGCGCTGCGAACCGCCTGCTCCGGGCAACTGTCCGAAATTGAGGTGCCCATCGCCGATCCGAGCCGTATCAGCCGCCAGCACGATGTCGCAAGCCAGCAGCAGTTCGAGCCCGCCTGCGACGCAGACGCCATTGATCAGTGCGACATAAATCTTCTGCGAGCTCTCGATGCCGGCCAGCATCGCGAAGAAATCGTCCAGAAAACCCGCGAACTGCGCCGGCTCGCGGTAGAGTTTGAGATAGCCGTCGAGATCGCCGCCTGCCGAAAAACTGCGGCCGCTGCCGATGATGCTGACGACGAAGACATCGGGCATGGCCTCGATCGCTTCGACGGACTGCTTGAGCTCGCGAACTGTCGTCCAGTCGAGAGGGTTCAGCTTGTCTTCGCGCATGAGCGACAGCCGGACATGCCCGCCGGATCGCTCCAGCCTGACATTGCGGTCTTCCGTCATCGACGCATCGCTTTTCGCTAACATCCGCTTCGAGCCAATTGTCCGCTTGTCCGACAGAGACGAGGCTACCATCTGCCTGCGGCACGATCAAGAGATTGAAGATGCGTCCGCTGGATTATTCGGCTTCTGCGAGGGGTTTCAGACGCGCTCGAAGATCGCCGAGATTCCCTGGCCGCCGCCGATGCACATCGTGACAAGCGCATAGCGACCGCCGCTGCGCCGCAGTTCGTGCACTGCCTTGACGACGTTGATCGCGCCCGTCGCACCCACGGGGTGACCCAGCGAGATGCCGCTGCCATTGGGGTTGACGATGGCGGGATCGAAATCGAGTTCGCGGGACACCGCGCAGGCCTGTGCCGCGAAGGCCTCGTTCGACTCGATCACGTCGAGATCGCGAACAGTCAGCCCCGCCCTGGCCAAGGCCGCGCGTGTCGCCGGAACAGGGCCGATGCCCATATAGTTCGGATCGACTCCGGCGTGGCCATAGGCGACGAGCCGCGCCAGCGGCGTGGCGCCGCTGCGCCGGACCGCCTCGGCGCTTGCCAACACGATCGCGGCGGCGCCGTCATTGATGCCCGAGGCGTTGCCTGCGGTGACGGAGCCGGCCTCTTTTTTGAAGATCGTGCGAAGACCGGCGAGATCAGCTTCCTTCACATCGTGGCGGACATGCTCGTCCTCTGCGAAAACAACGGGGCCGGACCGGGTCTTGATGTCGACGCCGACGATCTGATCCCTGAACCGACCCTCCCTTATCGCATGCGAGGCGCGGCGATGGCTCTCGACCGCGAGTGCGTCCTGAGCCTCGCGGCTGACGGCATAGCGCGCGGCGACATTCTCGGCCGTCACGCCCATCAGGATCCGTCCGAAGGGATCGCGCAGCGCCCCGTCGAGCATGTCGACCATCGCCGTATCGCCCATCTTCACGCCCCATCGCATGGCCTGCGACAGAAACGGCGCGCGGCTCATGCTTTCGGAGCCGCCGCAGAGAGCGACATCTGTATCGCCGAGCAAGATCGTCTGTGCCGCAGAAATGACGGCCTGCAGCCCCGATCCGCAAAGTCGGTTCACTGTGAATGCCGGCGTCTCGATCGGAATGCCCCCGTTCACGGCCGCGACGCGGGCGATATAGGCGTCCCGCGGCTCCGTCTGGATGACCTGGCCCCAGGCGACATGCCCGACCTCGTCGGCGGCGGTCCCGCTGCGCGCCATCGCCGCCTTGACCACCGTGCTCGCCAGTTCGGCCGGCGCGATGTCCTTTAGCGCACCGGCGAAGGCGCCGATTGCGGTACGTTGACCCGCTACAATGAAAACCTCGGTCATCCGTCACTCCGCTCGATCGCGCGCCTCGGCTGAAATCGGCGCAGCACAACCTGAGTTTAATGTCGGGTTGTCCGACACGCAACATGGATCACAGTGAGTTCGATGGGCAATCTCGCAACCATCGCCGGGCTGCAAAGCTGGCTCCTGACGACACGGTTAGCCGCTGGCGCATCGTTCATGAGCACTCGTCCTATCAGATAGCGATGGACGAAAGTTGCAAGGCACTTACTGATCTCAAACCAGAGGGATGGCCGCTCCACGGTCTCCGCGCTGGAACAACTTCTATGACCCGCGGGTTCGTTCAGCAGGCAGCTAGAAGGAACATGTCCTGCGCGATGGTGAAGGAAACAAGTTATCCGATGCCGAGGTCGAGAAGGTGAAGTCCGCTGAAGTAAAGCCTGCGGACGCCTCCCTCAACACGATCTCGGTCGACCCGCATGCGGGCGAAGAGGCCGCCACTAATAAGGATGCAGAACCGCTGCCCCCAACGCCGCCAGGCATTCCGACATTCTGAGCAAGGGCTGTTCTGAGGCCTTGCTCGTCGGGTTGATAGATGCGGCGGCGCTCGTCGGCTCCACGGCAGCAGCGAGTCTGAACTAAAACGCCGGCAATGGCTTCCAGGCATCGCCCATCCACTTCTCGTAGGTTTGCCCGATCTTGCCATTCAAGATGTTCACGAACAGAAAAGTGTTCACCCAGCGTTGAAAGTCGAGGTCACCGCGGCGAACGCCCATCGCATAGACGTTGTCGGTAAGCTTGATCTTCTGATCGAAGCCTTTTTCCGGGTACCGCTTCTTCAACTCGGCTGCGAGATAAGAGACCGTTCCGGCAGCATCGACCTGACCGGCGACAAGTGCGTTGAGATTGGCACTATCGTCCGCGAATTGAATAAGCTGCATTCCCGGGATATTCGCTTGGGCAAGAATGTTGGCGTAAGCAGAGCCGCGCGCAACGCCGACGCGCTTGCCAGCGAGCTCAGCAAGACTTGCGATCTTGAGCTCTGGCGGGCCAATTACCATCGATTGGTGCATGCCGTAGGGCGAGGTGAAGAGGACTGACTTCGCCCGCTCGGGGGTGATCTGCAGGGTCGCGGCGATTACATCAGCCTTCCCCGTCAGCAGCGTCGGAATGCGGTTCTCATTCGTAACCGAAACGATCTCGAGCGCAACGCCGAGGTCCTTGGCCAGCATCTTGGCGATATCCACGTCGTAGCCGTCAGGCTCCATTTTAGCGTCAGTTGTGCCAAACGGCGGTGATGCGATGTTCACTCCAACCAGTATCTTTCCGCGCTTCAGCACCGCATCGAGTGTCTGCGCGTTCGTGGTTAAGGTGCCGGAGGCAAGTAAAAGGAGCGCAGCTGCAATGGAGCGCATGGGTCTTCCAAAGGCGTTCGTCATCGAATGGCTCTCCGTTTTTTAAGGGTGGGCATGTCGATGCTCCAGCCATTCGGACAGCAGCGTGAATGGCAGGCACATCACGAAATAGGCGACTGCCACGACGCCAAAGGCGAGAAGTGGCTGGAAGGTGGCATTGCTGGCGATCTGGCCGGCTCGGGTGAGCTCGACGAACCCAACAAGAGCGGCGAGCGAGGTATTCTTGATCAGCTGGACCGTGAAGCCGCATGTTGGAGCCAAGGCCATCCGCAGTGCTTGTGGAAAGATCACAAAGCGGAAGGAAAACCAGCGATTGAGCCCGAGCGCCGCAGCGCCTTCCCATTGCCCGGATCCCACCGCGCCGATCGCGCCTCGCCAGATCGTCGAGAAATAGGCGCCGGCATAAAGCGTCAGGGCAAGCGCGCTGGATAGGAGTGCTCCAAGATCAAAGCCTAAGGCGCTCAGCCCAAAA includes these proteins:
- a CDS encoding ABC transporter substrate-binding protein, whose amino-acid sequence is MSKTVMTTGLALAAALAAASAASAADPLKIGVATDMSGTYASLGEEVMRATRFAIDEANAAGGVDGRKVEFKSYDTEAKPDLARRQVEKLVMEGYPVVTGMIASGEGLAIAPLMERWGSIYISVVNKADELTGANCVKRVFRVNTQSAMDAATVKPWLKERKEKKWAVVAIDIAWGRGSATLFSEAVKSTGKELVAELFPPANTNDFAPYIEQIKKAGAEGVWVVLAGRDAINFAQQSKQFGLTDAITVAGVSFTTDGTVKTLGDAAKGVFGIINYSSTLDTPENKAFVKAWTDKYKVPPTNFEGEAYLGYQVLFQAVKEAKSVKTDDIAKALPGKTYDTIMGKLVMRAEDRQLLKPNYFGVVEAVNGELRPVVKTTVSAADVAPAVTCKAN
- a CDS encoding transporter substrate-binding domain-containing protein → MTNAFGRPMRSIAAALLLLASGTLTTNAQTLDAVLKRGKILVGVNIASPPFGTTDAKMEPDGYDVDIAKMLAKDLGVALEIVSVTNENRIPTLLTGKADVIAATLQITPERAKSVLFTSPYGMHQSMVIGPPELKIASLAELAGKRVGVARGSAYANILAQANIPGMQLIQFADDSANLNALVAGQVDAAGTVSYLAAELKKRYPEKGFDQKIKLTDNVYAMGVRRGDLDFQRWVNTFLFVNILNGKIGQTYEKWMGDAWKPLPAF
- a CDS encoding SDR family NAD(P)-dependent oxidoreductase, encoding MTGRLQGRVALITGAGSGLGRAVAQRFAAEGARVVVTDIADEAGRSVAAGIGEAAAFCHCDHTSSDDCNHAVTFALERFGALDVLHNNAGGPFTGSFETIDDEMMERVLRVNLVGVLKMTRAALPALRQSASGNPAGASLLFTSSLQGLKAKPNFSLYTVAKHGIVGLVRSLALELAPQNIRVNAICPTVTETPMLSAFLPGMANDRDEAIKRFRATIPLGRMPEPEDIAAAALFLASDEARVVTGIALPVDGGQMAM
- a CDS encoding enoyl-CoA hydratase/isomerase family protein yields the protein MTEDRNVRLERSGGHVRLSLMREDKLNPLDWTTVRELKQSVEAIEAMPDVFVVSIIGSGRSFSAGGDLDGYLKLYREPAQFAGFLDDFFAMLAGIESSQKIYVALINGVCVAGGLELLLACDIVLAADTARIGDGHLNFGQLPGAGGSQRLPRAIGLLRAKHLMLTGQMLSAAEAREIGLVNEVVPHAELEQAFDRLIAKLADKSRVGLASAKHLVNKTLTTDLETGLRYEIDFVLNYATTVPDATEGLLAFKEKRKPSYRT
- a CDS encoding acyl-CoA dehydrogenase — its product is MGYLDERDLAFLLYDWLGAQRLTAHAHFAEHSRETFDAVLDVSARLAASHFATHYKKADQTEPVLEGETVHVIPEIGQSLKAAAEMGLFAVDFASGVGGLQLPKVVQTASMAHFMAANIATAAYVMLTTANARLLCAFGTSAQIETFALPQIEGRWLGTMCLSEPQAGSSLADITTRAVVDGEDDLGPRYRMSGSKMWISGGDQNISDNIVHLVLAKIPDASGALLPGVGGISLFAVPKFLPDGTRNDIAVAGLNHKMGYRGTTNCLLNFGEGTRHRPGGEAGAIGYRIGEAGSGLALMFQMMNEARISVGLGAAALAVRGYRQSLAYARERPQGRPLVGGSKVPAAKQRPIVEHADVRRMLLAQKSYAEGALALILYCAELIDQETTAATAEDKARAVALLGLLTPVAKSWPSEFGLAANDMAIQIHGGYGYTRDFDVEQIYRDNRLNPIHEGTHGIQAIDLLGRKILRDREQALVQLAGEIERTAGRAASYPDLTDLAGALRQLWSEVEATIALLAALDDPARALINASTFLSAFGHVVVGWLWLDQACTIRAGGHGPDAFLRGKLRACRYFFEAELPKAKQQLAFVATLNATAGLMPLDEF
- a CDS encoding acetyl-CoA C-acyltransferase family protein codes for the protein MTEVFIVAGQRTAIGAFAGALKDIAPAELASTVVKAAMARSGTAADEVGHVAWGQVIQTEPRDAYIARVAAVNGGIPIETPAFTVNRLCGSGLQAVISAAQTILLGDTDVALCGGSESMSRAPFLSQAMRWGVKMGDTAMVDMLDGALRDPFGRILMGVTAENVAARYAVSREAQDALAVESHRRASHAIREGRFRDQIVGVDIKTRSGPVVFAEDEHVRHDVKEADLAGLRTIFKKEAGSVTAGNASGINDGAAAIVLASAEAVRRSGATPLARLVAYGHAGVDPNYMGIGPVPATRAALARAGLTVRDLDVIESNEAFAAQACAVSRELDFDPAIVNPNGSGISLGHPVGATGAINVVKAVHELRRSGGRYALVTMCIGGGQGISAIFERV
- a CDS encoding branched-chain amino acid ABC transporter permease gives rise to the protein MAIQLLNGVVYGGLLYLLAVGLVLIFGLREVVNFAHGALFMLGSYIGYTLAASGQWWLGLLVSVVVMAAVGCILDVLVFRSLRKHDHIVTVLITFGLLLILETVVTVTWGKAYLSYPVPRLLAGTIEIAGSPFPIYRLFIIAVSLMVAIGLAAWLRFTRMGLYVRAASTNAHVTSIQGIDVDRLSLIVVGLGTALAGLSGVVAGPLLTLSPTMGNYILIDSFIVVVIGGLGSFGGAFIAALLIGQIHNLGAIYLPWAATMLPFMLMIGILIWRPTGFAGSRT
- a CDS encoding branched-chain amino acid ABC transporter permease; the encoded protein is MPRTAWIVGVAALALALGVATPWLVASKLTLSLTTQAIFDALLATSVGFLILQNGRVSFGQAAFFGLGGYAFGVLVARQAMAPELAFVLALALPTLVAFLLGIVFARITGVAHAMLTLAVGQAFYEIAFRWRELAKGDDGMSFDLPQRIFGFASNSLQNPAVMVVISWSILVLSLAGLALFANSRMGQIAAAVRDNEERARFIGHDTTIPPAIVYAISAFLAAIAGLLQATYNGYIAPQMFHWSLSGSALIMAVVGGAQFIIGPAFGAVCFFFLKDFAGRFAEYWPAIVGSVLVAVTLLMPQGIVGLASRAWTRQRSRS
- a CDS encoding SDR family NAD(P)-dependent oxidoreductase; translated protein: MKSDPFRLEGLAAVVTGGSGGIGSAAAQALAEAGADVAVIGRNRVKLEHTAKAVEATGRRALVVEADVTDENAVAAARDAVVAAFGRVDILFNNAGVTSPKLLAETSLSEWRDVVDVSLTGAFLCSRAFAPVMTGNAYGRIINMGSILSGRGMANRTAYCAAKAGLANFGAAMAFELGREGITVNTVGATVIVTDLNRDLIRTQPQLYDKVLSRSAIGRLGEVDDVTGLIVFLASRAASYITGQTIYVDGGYTAG
- a CDS encoding ABC transporter ATP-binding protein, whose protein sequence is MSESFAIQGIGVERRYGGFRALKDVDIAVKRGEIRGLIGPNGAGKSTLIDVLSGRVRGQPGKVLLDGRDISTLKPQERRRLGLARSFQRTNIFPALTVEQQLRIASWAVTDAGVEEVMAELDLTALARMPAAEISYGDQRRLDLALALVGRPSVLLLDEPAAGLTVEESHGLATILRDLANRWNVTVLLVEHDMQVVFSICDAITVLHLGEMLAEGSVAEIRADQRVVTAYLGTEA
- a CDS encoding ABC transporter ATP-binding protein, producing the protein MSLLSFHDVHALYGQARILNGVSFDIAAGERVALVGRNGVGKTTVVNTLCGVTRIERGHVAIRGKPMRNLQRYTAAQNGISVVLQGRGIITNLTVEENLLLGAATGRRGAWSLASVKALFPILEERKASLGLALSGGQQQMLAIGRALMANPDLLILDEPSEGLAPVIVDELADLLVRLGNDGMAILLIEQSVGLIRRVAERFYVLSKGAVAASGPLADVGAEEFQQHIAI